One window from the genome of Saccharomyces mikatae IFO 1815 strain IFO1815 genome assembly, chromosome: 4 encodes:
- the SIR4 gene encoding chromatin-silencing protein SIR4 (similar to Saccharomyces cerevisiae SIR4 (YDR227W); ancestral locus Anc_8.442): MPDANKTPDRMSTPTITSNSIAPNDKIPGTEKKSDTVRTPRIPLFTFAKGRNYSRPSTTTHNSPDQPTDAKPNLHKQFQHSKSSPLKRNNYNSFSHSNLEKISNSKLLSLLRSKTSAGRIESKSSSHSVSKTLPTFEQASSPSYVKQQTFSLNTKPEHTIVPISKTRNNNSFLSGVRSLLNEEGIKNHSKEVLNTDLVNAQSIYEKSPKKELTNIGTTMVSITKNKILTEDHDVEEGKKKLDKSGKLASLNALSTMNVNASDAPPLPEKRNSRSLENAKLITTCSKDFGTDRDSTYKGSEISREKLGKHVINNAPQSTLGADEKMITTETQTPKKASPSSKRFSIDQNKTSLSCEITEKSFKYGLAKAIQERKENADFKRMEILKSPQLSKNVVDKSQGCENNQDLSIEGKTDELPSPTEYEDKKSKSNLDSESIEKKIAVDIPSNNEIGGIDEGKREVPVIKNNGTTSKKSTKEAAKQIIHTEHMNSRKVLQNSPEESQVISMNKAPKITPSKRAQLEDLLNSSKKRKRNTSKSTIDTSKRSETEEVTLDISKTIESTEKIKVGMQNVLNKSQDSTSSPTQIITQQNDTEKRAVSFQSESVSFKSPETSRKQDTPIFTPVSKAVENKSLLDLFSNVFKTSFVKSENKPPISKATHTFVEKASNLEQKVSMERSGNIIDKMPLSQPVSGSKPEYDNDFQISLSQPLKKSFASPTKDNQIKEDKFYCGRMDTIISHPGKMELIYVSNSDNTSSENDSLSDLESLSSRESNEIKVADNLNTTAEKSKIQASKLLDPVLDWRKCDRELTKNILWRLADKTIYDKKTISDLIEQGIPRHNYLNDNPLTSVTNDICSVENYETSNAFFYQQVHKKDRLQYLPLYGVSTVEGSNNTKTKDLTNNNISTGKINHKQSFSSTETSQIPAISSPLGSEAVDTPIKQSTTSTTKNDDMIHHNNMNHSKLNNTKENLSKSSWRQEWLTNLKLISVSLIDEFPSNVSRSDRQTINDNMQILRDIFVNKFKSAISNNFRECDIIILKGEIEDYPGNSEVKILYNQMQGKTGPRRPRFWSLTKTQKFISNMGFEINKPHKPVSQLNAIKSHEVVPQQVIDDKFVSKDEAPRLKEKQPLVKKITASLSSNAKSPIQKNATIAKMLPEEKQINNISNYKEGELAIENDKVTSKSVSLFSPSSEFHDRRNVEDNRVISTDGITDSSITDSLSSADSVGTQPPTSSYPTNTLISNQKRENEAGDKYTKIERSGNMEEDSLSFVDIALSRTASILDEKEKQLTIANDIIRSLSDEIMRDEIKITSLRGDLIFTKRCLENARNQISEKDSRINKLIQRILKKRRR, translated from the coding sequence ATGCCAGATGCCAATAAGACACCAGATAGGATGAGTACTCCGACAATTACTAGTAATTCAATAGCACCAAATGACAAAATACCTGggacagaaaaaaaatcggaTACAGTCAGAACACCTAGAATACCATTATTCACATTTGCCAAAGGTAGAAACTATTCCAGGCCGTCAACCACTACTCATAACTCACCGGATCAACCAACTGATGCAAAACCTAATCTCCATAAACAGTTTCAACATTCAAAGTCCTCaccattgaaaaggaataaTTATAACTCCTTTTCTCATTCAAATCTGGAAAAGATAAGTAATAGCAAGCTACTTTCCCTTCTTCGATCTAAGACGTCAGCAGGAAGAATTGAATCGAAGAGTTCTTCACACAGCGTTAGCAAGACTCTACCAACTTTCGAACAAGCATCATCGCCTTCGTATGTGAAGCAACAAACATTTAGCTTGAATACTAAACCTGAACATACTATAGTTCCCATATCAAAAACCAGAAATAATAACTCGTTTTTATCAGGAGTCAGGAGCTTGTTAAATGAAGAGGGGATAAAAAATCATAGTAAAGAAGTTTTAAACACAGACCTGGTAAATGCCCAATCCATTTATGAGAAGTCACCGAAGAAGGAATTAACAAATATCGGCACAACCATGGTTTCTATTACCAAGAACAAGATTCTCACGGAAGATCACGACGTAGAGGAAgggaaaaagaagttaGACAAAAGTGGAAAGCTCGCTAGTCTCAATGCTCTATCAACTATGAACGTTAATGCCAGCGATGCACCTCCATTACCAGAAAAGAGGAATTCAAGGAGCCTTGAAAATGCGAAACTAATTACCACATGCTCAAAAGATTTTGGAACAGATAGGGACTCTACTTATAAGGGCTCAGAAATAAGTCGAGAAAAACTAGGAAAGCATGTGATAAATAATGCGCCTCAATCAACCTTAGGTGCTGATGAGAAAATGATTACGACAGAAACTCAAACACCGAAAAAAGCATCTCCATCTTCGAAGAGATTCTCCATCgatcaaaataaaacatcATTATCGTGTGAAATAACAGAAAAATCATTCAAATATGGGCTTGCAAAGGCAATACaagaaaggaaagaaaatgccGACTTCAAAAGGATGGAAATTCTAAAGTCACCTCAATTGTCGAAAAATGTAGTTGACAAGTCTCAAGGATGCGAAAACAACCAAGACTTGTCAATTGAAGGCAAAACTGATGAGCTCCCTTCTCCTACTGAATATGAGgacaaaaaaagcaaatctAATCTTGATTCTGAAagtatagaaaaaaaaattgctgTGGATATTCCATCTAACAATGAAATTGGCGGAATTGACGAAGGCAAAAGGGAGGTGCCTGTAATTAAGAACAATGGAACTacctcaaaaaaatcaaccAAAGAAGCAGCTAAACAGATAATACATACCGAGCATATGAACAGTAGAAAAGTGCTTCAAAACTCTCCGGAAGAATCCCAAGTTATTTCGATGAATAAAGCCCCTAAAATTACCCCATCGAAAAGGGCTCAGCTAGAGGATTTACTTAATTCATCAAAGAAGCGTAAGCGTAATACTTCAAAGAGTACAATAGATACTTCTAAGCGATCAGAAACAGAGGAAGTCACCCTAGATATATCCAAAACAATAGAGTCAACcgaaaaaatcaaagtaGGTATGCAGaatgttttgaataaaTCACAAGACAGTACTTCCTCTCCTACACAAATCATAACACAACAAAATGATACCGAAAAAAGGGCTGTGTCTTTTCAGTCTGAATCTGTTTCATTCAAATCTCCAGAAACTAGTCGAAAACAAGATACTCCAATATTTACACCAGTTTCAAAGGCTGTTGAAAACAAGTCTTTACTAGACTTATTCTCAAACGTATTCAAGACCTCTTTTGTTAAAAGTGAAAACAAACCTCCAATCAGTAAAGCTACGCATACGTTCGTAGAAAAGGCCAGTAATTTGGAACAAAAAGTTTCCATGGAAAGGTCAGGAAACATCATTGATAAAATGCCTCTATCTCAACCAGTTAGTGGCAGTAAGCCTGAGTATGACAatgattttcaaatttctctATCTCAGCCTTTGAAGAAGTCTTTTGCGAGTCCTACCAAAGACAATCAGATCAAAGAAGATAAGTTTTACTGCGGAAGAATGGACACGATAATATCTCACCCAGGAAAGATGGAGCTTATTTACGTATCTAACTCAGATAATACTTCTTCTGAGAATGATAGTCTGAGTGATTTGGAGAGTTTGAGTTCTCGTGAATCaaatgaaatcaaagtAGCAGATAATCTCAATACGACCGCGGAGAAGAGCAAAATTCAAGCAAGTAAACTTCTTGACCCTGTATTGGACTGGCGAAAGTGTGACCGCGAATTAACTAAAAACATCCTTTGGAGGCTAGCCGATAAGACAATCTACGacaagaaaacaatcaGTGATCTTATTGAACAAGGTATACCTAGACACAACTATTTAAATGATAACCCCTTGACTAGTGTGACTAATGACATCTGCTCAGTTGAGAACTACGAAACGTCAAACGCTTTCTTTTACCAGCAAGTGCACAAGAAGGATAGATTACAATATTTACCACTATATGGCGTTTCAACAGTAGAAGGTTCAAATAACActaaaacaaaagatttgaccaataataatattagtaCCGGGAAAATAAACCACAAAcaaagtttttcttctactgAAACATCTCAAATTCCAGCCATATCATCTCCATTAGGCTCCGAAGCAGTGGATACTCCAATAAAGCAAAGCACTACATCTACTactaaaaatgatgatatgATACATCATAATAATATGAATCATAGTAAACTTAACAACACTAAGGAAAATCTTTCGAAAAGTTCATGGAGACAAGAGTGGTTaacaaatttgaaacttATTTCTGTTTCACTTATTGATGAGTTCCCTTCAAATGTTTCTCGCAGCGATAGGCAAACTATAAATGACAATATGCAGATTCTCAGAGATATATTTGTTAACAAGTTTAAATCAGCCATTTCAAACAACTTTAGAGAATGCGACATTATTATACTGAAAGGTGAAATAGAGGATTATCCAGGGAATTCTGAAGTCAAAATCCTTTACAACCAAATGCAGGGCAAGACTGGGCCAAGAAGGCCCAGGTTTTGGTCATTAACGAAGACACAGAAATTTATTTCCAACATGGGATTTGAAATCAATAAGCCGCATAAGCCTGTCTCTCAGTTGAACGCTATAAAATCACATGAAGTTGTGCCACAGCAAGTGATAGATGACAAATTTGTATCAAAAGATGAGGCACCACgattgaaagaaaaacagcCACTggtcaaaaaaataacagcCTCTCTCTCGTCCAATGCCAAATCTCCAATTCAGAAAAATGCAACAATAGCGAAAATGTTGCCAGAAGAGAAGCAAATCAACAATATTTCTAATTATAAGGAAGGTGAACTAGCTATTGAGAACGATAAGGTGACATCAAAAAGTGTTTCACTGTTTTCCCCAAGTTCTGAATTTCATGACCGTCGTAATGTTGAAGATAATCGAGTCATTTCGACCGACGGCATCACAGACAGCAGTATAACAGATAGTTTAAGCAGTGCTGATAGTGTAGGGACTCAACCACCAACTAGTTCGTATCCAACAAATACTTTAATATCGAAtcaaaagagagaaaatgAAGCTGGTGATAAGTATactaaaattgaaagatcTGGAAACATGGAAGAAGATAGTCTTTCCTTTGTGGATATTGCTTTATCGAGAACAGCGTCAATACTGGATGAAAAGGAGAAACAACTAACTATTGCGAATGACATCATTCGCTCTTTGTCGGATGAAATCATGAGAgatgaaatcaaaataacTTCACTTCGAGGGGATTTAATTTTTACGAAGAGATGTCTTGAAAATGCCAGAAACCAAATATCTGAGAAAGATTCCAGGATTAATAAATTGATACAAAGGATcctgaagaaaagaaggagaTAA
- the PCF11 gene encoding Pcf11p (similar to Saccharomyces cerevisiae PCF11 (YDR228C); ancestral locus Anc_8.444) — translation MDHDTEVIIKDFNSILEELTFNSRPIITTLTKLAEENISCAQYFVDSIESRIEKCMPKQKLYAFYALDSICKNVGSPYTIYFSRNLFNLYRKTYLLVDNTTRTKLINMFKLWLNPNDTGLPLFEGSALEKIEQFLIKASALHQKNLQAMLPTPTVPLLLRDIDKLTSLTSERLKNQPNDEKLKMKLLVLSQLKQELKREKQTPTALKQVQMQLRQVFSQDQQVLQERMKYHEFQQHQQQQQQQQYHETKDKIGTPPQNSNAAIPLFGNNSDTINQPGSLSSSLFGNISGVESFQEIEKKKSLIKIKNLYASLESEGLIYTPPKESIVTLYKKLNGHSRYSLDSHEQQLMKNLPKIPLLNDILSDCKAYFSTVNIDVLNNPALQLSEQTLLQENPIVQNNLIHLLYRSKPNKCSVCGKRFGNSESEKLLQNEHLDWHFRINTRIKGSQNTANTGISSSGSNTTTTRKNIQSRNWYLDDSQWIAFKDDEITSTKHKSDYSDTSTNRNINKSNEINHINDPSENSVDNTSENGKNDDVRIRERYVVVPETSQDMAFKCPICKETVTGVYDEESGEWIWKNTIEVNGKYFHSTCYYETSQNSNILDESKVGLDDLKKLVTK, via the coding sequence ATTGAGAAATGCATGCCCAAGCAGAAACTATATGCCTTTTATGCTCTGGACTCCATTTGTAAGAACGTTGGCAGCCCATACACAATCTACTTTAGTAGaaatttgtttaatttgTACAGAAAAACGTACTTGTTAGTCGACAATACGACAAGAACAAAACTAATTAATATGTTCAAACTTTGGTTGAATCCCAATGACACTGGACTACCTCTGTTTGAAGGCTCAGCATTGGAAAAGATAGAACAATTTCTGATTAAGGCCAGCGCTCTACACCAGAAAAATCTTCAGGCAATGTTACCGACTCCAACCGTTCCCCTCCTATTGAGGgatattgataaattaACCAGTTTGACCAGTGAAAGACTGAAGAATCAGCCAAacgatgaaaaattgaaaatgaagctCCTGGTTTTATCGCAACTGAAACAAGAACTGAAACGAGAAAAGCAGACTCCTACTGCTTTGAAACAAGTCCAAATGCAATTAAGGCAGGTTTTTTCGCAGGACCAACAAGTGTTgcaagaaagaatgaaGTATCACGAATTTCAACAGCatcagcagcaacagcagcaacagcaatatCATGAAACTAAGGATAAAATTGGTACTCCTCCTCAAAACTCTAATGCAGCCATCCCACTGTTTGGCAATAATTCTGATACAATAAACCAACCGGGCTCTTTATCTTCCTCTCTGTTTGGAAATATTTCTGGCGTTGAATCCTTTCAAGagatagagaaaaaaaaatcactaattaaaatcaaaaatctCTATGCATCTCTGGAGTCTGAGGGACTAATATATACTCCACCAAAAGAATCCATCGTAACACTTTATAAAAAACTAAACGGACATTCAAGATACTCACTCGATTCTCACGAACAAcaattaatgaaaaacttgCCAAAGATTCCTTTGCTGAACGATATTCTTTCTGACTGCAAAGCCTATTTTTCTACAGTCAATATTGACGTTTTAAATAACCCAGCCCTACAGTTGTCTGAACAGactcttcttcaagaaaatcCCATCGTCCAGAATAACCTCATTCACCTGCTGTATAGATCAAAACCGAATAAGTGTAGTGTGTGTGGCAAAAGATTTGGCAATtcagaaagtgaaaaattattacAGAACGAACATTTGGACTGGCATTTCAGAATAAATACAAGAATCAAGGGATCTCAAAATACAGCAAATACAGGTATAAGCAGCTCTGGTTCAAACACTACTACtacaagaaagaatatccAATCAAGAAACTGGTACTTGGACGACTCTCAGTGGATAGCCTtcaaagatgatgaaattaCCTCGACAAAGCATAAAAGTGATTATAGTGATACAAGTACCAATAGAAATATTAATAAGAGTAATGAGATCAATCACATTAATGACCCTAGTGAAAATTCTGTAGATAACACTTCAGAAAATGGTAAGAATGATGACGTGAGAATACGAGAAAGGTATGTTGTTGTACCAGAAACGTCACAGGATATGGCTTTCAAATGTCCAATTTGTAAGGAAACAGTCACTGGTGTGtatgatgaagaatctgGTGAATGgatttggaaaaatacCATCGAAGTTAACGGTAAATATTTCCACTCGACCTGTTATTATGAAACATcacaaaattcaaatataCTTGATGAAAGTAAGGTTGGTTTGGATGACTTAAAAAAACTGGTTACTAAATGA